The proteins below come from a single Tachypleus tridentatus isolate NWPU-2018 chromosome 13, ASM421037v1, whole genome shotgun sequence genomic window:
- the LOC143239237 gene encoding uncharacterized protein LOC143239237 produces the protein MISAMPAVAVRRERKKIKAMSSHSSVASSPRGRRFTKRSRTQSISTVSSLAGNHFDMKYRKSRGNVCENNQQKLRLLIYVGTVLLVAGIILVFMGVGAGVSSVQTIGLVFIGMGALLCFVKVFVSDQQGTHVKRPNMASASKDSLCNMAVSAEPTPPGDQSTEFESLPVQRPPLSPEEESGVTTQSNQSSSLTPTSLNSIPETQVLIVNEEKKIKF, from the coding sequence ATGATCTCTGCTATGCCAGCTGTTGCTGTTCGTCGGGAGAGGAAGAAAATCAAAGCCATGAGTTCTCACAGCAGTGTTGCCTCCTCGCCCCGGGGACGTCGGTTCACCAAACGTTCACGTACGCAAAGCATTAGCACTGTATCCAGTTTGGCAGGAAACCATTTCGATATGAAGTACCGAAAGTCTCGAGGTAATGTGTgtgaaaacaaccaacaaaaactGAGATTACTTATCTATGTCGGGACCGTATTGTTAGTAGCAGGGATAATCCTAGTTTTCATGGGAGTTGGCGCTGGAGTAAGCTCTGTTCAAACAATAGGCCTGGTGTTCATCGGAATGGGTGCCCTGCTTTGTTTTGTGAAGGTGTTTGTCTCTGACCAACAGGGAACGCATGTCAAACGACCTAATATGGCGAGTGCTTCAAAAGACTCCCTCTGCAACATGGCTGTGTCTGCCGAACCTACACCACCTGGTGATCAATCAACAGAATTTGAATCACTACCAGTACAGAGGCCACCTCTGTCACCAGAAGAGGAAAGTGGTGTCACCACTCAGAGCAACCAGAGCAGTAGCTTGACTCCGACAAGCCTCAACAGCATTCCTGAAACCCAGGTTTTGATCGTGAACGAAGAAAAGAAAATcaagttttga